DNA from Flavobacterium aestivum:
GTAGAATTTATCAATCAAAATAAACCCGAATTAGTAAATGACTGGTGGAATATTCCCTATGATGGCGTGACGCCTACAAAACTACCCGCAGGTCGTGTAGAAATACAATTACCTGCTACAGAAATCGTTAAAAATTTCGAATTAAATTTGGCTTCCGCCGAAGGAATTGCCAATTTCCAATCCAATTCGAATATTAAAGTTATTTACAGTGCCACAGAACCCGTTATATTACTTTCTATAAACGGAATGAGTGTGAATGCTCTCCATCTATTAAGTACTATGGATGTGTTTCGAAAAAATAGTAAGGTTCAAGCTGGACCTTCAAGCGGTGGCACTATGGAGAAATTAGGCTATCCAGAAGCTGTAAAAGGAAGCTCAAAGACTGCACAATGGTATACCCAAGAAGCTGCGAATGGACTAAAATATTGCGTCTACGCACAATCAAAACAACTTAAGAACAATACACTTCTAGCGATAACCATCACTTCTACCAACGATAGCCCAGATTTTCTTTCACTGGCGAAAACGAGATGTGAAAACGCTTTAAACAAGGATTATGCCCTAATTTTAAATAAACACAAACAATGGTGGAAGCAGTTCTGGACAAAATCTAGTGTTAGTATTCCCGATGAAGCTGTACAAATGCAATACAATTTGGCACAGTATTTTTATGGTTCTGCTTCTCGGATTGATTCCCCACCAATGCCTCTTCAAGGTGTATGGACTGCAGACAATGGTTCGCTACCTCCTTGGAAAGGTGATTATCATAATGATCTCAACTCTCAAATGATCTATATGGGTTATCAGGAATCTGGCCGTTTTAGCGAAGGGAGTTCATACATCAATTATTTATGGAATCGCCGTCAGGTTTTTAAGGATTTTGCCAGAGATTTTTATCAGATTGATGGTTTAGCTTGCCCAGGAGTGATGTCCTATTCCGGTCAACCATTGGGAGGATGGGGTCAATACAGCTTGTCCCCTACCATGAGTGCTTGGAGTGCACATCTTTTTTACTTACACTGGCTTTACACTGCTGATGACAATTTTCTAAACGAGAAAGCTTATCCTTGGTGCTCTGGCGTGGGCGAATGCATGTTGGGATTACTCAAGCCTGATAAAAAAGGAATATTAAAACTACCGTTATCTTCATCTCCGGAAATCTTTGATGACAGCCCTAAAGCCTGGCTGCAACCTAACAGCAATTACGATTTGATGTGTCTGAAAATGTTATTCCTCTCTTTGAATGAAATGGCAATTGCCAGCAAAAAATTTACTGAGGCTGAAAAATGGTCAAAAGCCGCAGCAGCATTAGGAGATTTCCACACCAAACCTGATGGCACCTTATTAATTGATGCTGTAACTGAATTACCAGAAAGCCATAGACATCTCTCTAATATTATTGGACTATACCCTTTTAATCTGACTACAAAAGAAGGTGGAGTAACCGATGAAAAAATCATAACTGCCAGTTTAAAAAATTGGGAAACAAAAGGAACTAGTGAATGGTGTGGATATACTTTTTCATGGATGAGTTGCATGCAAGCAAGAGTAGGAAATGCTGAAGAAGCAGTTA
Protein-coding regions in this window:
- a CDS encoding glycosyl hydrolase family 95 catalytic domain-containing protein, whose amino-acid sequence is MRQIVLLLITTISFHSIFSQRNSSPELPVNKLVLQAPINNWDEAIPLGNGLMGGLLWGENNIIRLSLDRGDLWDERINGEPNWWKKNTYKKGVEFINQNKPELVNDWWNIPYDGVTPTKLPAGRVEIQLPATEIVKNFELNLASAEGIANFQSNSNIKVIYSATEPVILLSINGMSVNALHLLSTMDVFRKNSKVQAGPSSGGTMEKLGYPEAVKGSSKTAQWYTQEAANGLKYCVYAQSKQLKNNTLLAITITSTNDSPDFLSLAKTRCENALNKDYALILNKHKQWWKQFWTKSSVSIPDEAVQMQYNLAQYFYGSASRIDSPPMPLQGVWTADNGSLPPWKGDYHNDLNSQMIYMGYQESGRFSEGSSYINYLWNRRQVFKDFARDFYQIDGLACPGVMSYSGQPLGGWGQYSLSPTMSAWSAHLFYLHWLYTADDNFLNEKAYPWCSGVGECMLGLLKPDKKGILKLPLSSSPEIFDDSPKAWLQPNSNYDLMCLKMLFLSLNEMAIASKKFTEAEKWSKAAAALGDFHTKPDGTLLIDAVTELPESHRHLSNIIGLYPFNLTTKEGGVTDEKIITASLKNWETKGTSEWCGYTFSWMSCMQARVGNAEEAVKNLDIFVKAFVLRNGFHVNGDQTKSGYSNFTYRPFTLEGNFLASQAVHEMLLQSWSPTAGKINTGILRLFPATPKKWANASFTDLRAEGGYTVSATRKNNQTVWFSIVANKTGTVRIQDNFQGKSPKWNLSKIKKIGNIYEVKLNKGQKLEATF